The DNA window GGTTGCTGCCGGCACGCGCCGTTTTGACGGTTCCGAGCCGAATCTTCCCTCTCAAGCGACGAGATTCCCAGGGCACGAGGCAGGTCTCCTCTGCTAAAATTGCAAAGTTCGAAATTGCAAAGTTCGAAATTGCAAAGTTCGAAATTGCAAAATTCAAGACGCTGGCAAAGCGGACCCATCCCTCGGGCCTGCCAGGCAGCTTACCCCATCCCCAGGAGAATTTCGATGATTCCCCCTATCAGGAAATACGCCCTCGCTCTGGCTTGCACCAGTTTTCTGACTCTCGGTCTGCAGGCAGCCGAACCAACGAAGGACACGCTTGAAACGGTCAAAAGCAGCATCGCCGAAGAAAAGGCCCTGCTGTTAGATGTACGAGAGAAAAGGGAATGGGACCAGGGGCATATCGTGGGCGCAGTCTTCTTGCCGCTGAGCGAGTTACGCAATGGCATCACCGCCGAAGCGCTGGCGGAG is part of the Lignipirellula cremea genome and encodes:
- a CDS encoding rhodanese-like domain-containing protein, whose protein sequence is MIPPIRKYALALACTSFLTLGLQAAEPTKDTLETVKSSIAEEKALLLDVREKREWDQGHIVGAVFLPLSELRNGITAEALAERVPKDRIIYTHCAAGVRSCIAADILKNHGYDVRPLKPGYRDLISASFKTAM